One window of Magallana gigas chromosome 2, xbMagGiga1.1, whole genome shotgun sequence genomic DNA carries:
- the LOC105322262 gene encoding glutamine synthetase 2 cytoplasmic-like (The RefSeq protein has 5 substitutions compared to this genomic sequence), whose translation MTDKSGKTVLQRYMRIPQPDDRVMCEYLWVDGSGEGIRSKCRTLDFEPKHPKECPVWNYDGSSTYQAEGSNSDMYLHPVALYSDPFRMGKNKLVMCEVFKYNGKPAESNNRKSCNEVCEKAAEEIPWFGIEQEYTMLDVDKHPLGWPKNGFPGPQGPYYCGVGANKVYGRDIVEAHYRACLYAGMKIAGCNAEVMPAQWEFQVGPCEGISVGDDLWVARYILHRVAEDFGVIVTFDPKPMPGDWNGAGAHTNYSTVKMREDGGIKHIEDAIEKLSKCHDKHIKAYDPKEGEDNKRRLTGLHETSTINDFSAGVANRGASIRIPRQVAQDGFGYLEDRRPSSNCDPYSVVEVLIRTTCLDEC comes from the exons ATGACGGATAAAACTGGAAAAACCGTGCTTCAGCGCTACATGAGGATCCCCCAGCCCGAGGACAGGGTCATGTGTGAGTACCTGTGGGTGGACGGATCAGGGGAGGGAATCAGGTCCAAGTGCAGGACATTGGACTTTGAACCTAAACACCCAAAAG AATGCCCTGTCTGGAACTATGACGGCTCCAGCACGTACCAGGCTGAGGGGTCTAACTCTGACATGTACCTCCACCCCGTGGCACTGTACAGCGACCCCTTCCGGATGGGCAAAAACAAGCTGGTGATGTGTGAGGTCTTCAAGTATAACGGCAAACCCGCAG aatcCAACAACCGTAAGTCTTGCAATGAAGTATGTGAGAAGGCTGCGGAAGAAATTCCATGGTTTGGAATAGAGCAGGAATATACCATGTTGGATGTGGATAAACACCCACTAGGATGGCCCAAGAACGGCTTCCCAGGACCCCAAG GACCCTACTACTGCGGAGTGGGGGCCAACAAGGTATATGGGAGGGATATAGTTGAGGCTCACTACAGGGCATGTCTGTACGCCAGAATCAAAATCGCGGGCTGTAACGCCGAGGTCATGCCTGCACAG TGGGAGTTCCAGGTGGGCCCCTGTGAGGGTATCTCCGTGGGTGACGACCTCTGGGTGGCCAGGTACATTCTGCACAGAGTCGCCGAAGATTTCGGTGTCATAGTAACCTTCGACCCTAAGCCAATGCCAGGTGATTGGAATGGCGCAGGCGCACATACAAATTACAGCACTGTCAAAATGAGAGACGACGGAGGAATCAA ACACATAGAAGATGCCATTGAAAAACTTTCCAAGTGCCATGATAAACACATTAAAGCATACGACCCCAAAGAAGGAGAGGACAACAAACGGAGGTTGACGGGACTTCACGAGACTTCAACCATTAATGACTTTTCTGCTGGAGTAGCCAATCGTGGCGCCAGCATCCGCATTCCCCGCCAGGTGGCGCAAGACGGCTTCGGGTATTTGGAGGATCGGCGCCCCTCGTCTAACTGTGATCCCTATTCTGTGGTAGAAGTTCTCATAAGGACTACCTGTCTGGATGAATGCTAA
- the LOC105322265 gene encoding glutamine synthetase, with protein MSLHTAATDKNVLERYMTLPLDTKVMLEYIWIDGTGEGVRSKCRTLDFEPKSPKDCPIWNYDGSSTYQAEGSNSDMYLHPVAIFRDPFRRDPNKLVLCEVFKYNKKPAETNQRKTCNEVMEQAKDKKPWFGIEQEYTLLDTDGHPFGWPKNGFPGPQGPYYCGVGANKVYGRDIIEAHYRACLYAGVKIAGCNAEVMPAQWEFQVGPCEGIDMGDHLWIGRYLLHRVAEDFGVVVTLDPKPIEGDWNGAGAHCNYSTLQMREDGGIKYIEDAIEKLSKHHVRHIKAYDPKEGKDNERRLTGFHETSSIHDFSAGIANRGASIRIPRQVAEEKKGYLEDRRPSSNCDPYAVTEVIVRTTCFD; from the exons ATGTCATTACACACAGCAGCAACAGATAAGAATGTTCTGGAACGGTACATGACCCTTCCTCTTGACACAAAAGTCATGCTGGAGTACATCTGGATCGATGGAACAGGGGAGGGGGTCCGTTCTAAATGCAGGACCCTGGACTTTGAACCCAAGAGCCCAAAAG ATTGTCCAATTTGGAACTATGACGGCTCCAGCACATACCAAGCCGAGGGCTCTAACTCTGACATGTACCTCCACCCTGTGGCCATCTTCAGAGACCCCTTCAGGAGGGACCCAAATAAGCTGGTGCTTTGTGAGGTCTTCaaatacaacaaaaaaccaGCAG AAACCAACCAAAGGAAGACATGCAATGAGGTGATGGAGCAGGCCAAGGACAAGAAGCCTTGGTTTGGGATTGAGCAGGAGTATACTCTGCTGGACACGGACGGCCACCCATTTGGCTGGCCCAAAAACGGCTTCCCAGGACCCCAGG GTCCATACTACTGTGGAGTGGGGGCCAACAAGGTGTACGGTCGTGATATCATTGAGGCTCACTACAGGGCCTGCCTTTATGCTGGAGTCAAAATCGCTGGCTGTAACGCTGAAGTCATGCCAGCACAG tGGGAATTCCAAGTTGGACCCTGTGAGGGTATAGATATGGGAGACCATTTGTGGATCGGGCGATATTTATTACACAGGGTAGCAGAAGACTTTGGAGTTGTCGTGACCCTTGACCCAAAACCCATTGAGGGAGACTGGAATGGAGCTGGAGCCCACTGTAACTACAGCACCCTGCAGATGAGAGAGGATGGAGGAATCAA ATATATTGAGGATGCTATTGAAAAACTCTCCAAACACCATGTACGACACATCAAAGCCTACGATCCCAAAGAAGGAAAGGACAATGAGCGTCGACTAACGGGATTCCACGAAACCTCAAGTATCCATGACTTCTCTGCAGGAATTGCTAACCGCGGCGCCAGTATCCGAATTCCTCGCCAAGTGGCAGAGGAAAAGAAGGGCTACCTGGAGGACAGACGACCCTCCTCAAACTGTGATCCCTACGCTGTGACGGAAGTCATTGTCAGGACCACGTGTTTCGACTAG